One window of Deltaproteobacteria bacterium genomic DNA carries:
- a CDS encoding efflux RND transporter periplasmic adaptor subunit — protein MPDRLGGPGLPPPALEQLANAQREEERRRHEKPPKRARHRKRALFIVLAVLVVLAGAGTGFIYWRKHRAIQVEASRLEKEQDAGRKILVAKVVVPKPERTLTLPGDVRAFTAVGILPKVNGYVRQVRVDKGDRVKAGQLLALIDSPETDQQVAAAKAALRLRRITAGRARRLAPSGVISRQDLDNAIEGERSAAADYRRTRELQKYENVRAPFDGILTARLVDPGALVSATTPLFELADPSRLRVWVYVSQDAAPFVRVGDAVELTQDERPGVVVRAQVSRLADALDPRTRTMLAEIWLDNANGGVVAGVFVHATLHVRIPPLPVVPSNAILSRGDETLVAVVQNQDKLHLVPVTTGLDDGKTVQVRQGLRGGETVALDVPSELSEGARIQPLTPKQQKAGAPQARSGDGPRRGSAEQKDEKDGEAGPSPNR, from the coding sequence ATGCCTGACAGGCTCGGTGGACCGGGGTTGCCGCCGCCGGCGCTGGAGCAGCTCGCGAACGCGCAGCGCGAGGAGGAGAGGCGCCGGCACGAGAAGCCGCCGAAGCGCGCGCGCCACCGCAAGCGAGCGCTGTTTATCGTGCTCGCGGTGCTGGTGGTGCTCGCCGGAGCCGGTACCGGCTTCATCTACTGGCGCAAGCACCGCGCCATCCAGGTGGAAGCTTCGCGCCTGGAGAAGGAGCAGGACGCGGGACGCAAGATCCTCGTCGCCAAGGTGGTGGTGCCGAAGCCCGAGCGCACCCTGACCCTGCCGGGGGACGTCCGCGCCTTCACCGCCGTCGGCATTCTTCCCAAGGTAAACGGCTACGTGCGGCAGGTGCGCGTCGACAAAGGCGATCGCGTAAAGGCGGGCCAGCTCCTGGCCCTGATCGATTCGCCGGAGACCGATCAACAGGTTGCCGCCGCGAAGGCGGCGTTGCGCTTGCGACGGATCACGGCAGGACGCGCGCGCAGGTTGGCTCCTTCCGGCGTGATCTCGCGCCAGGACCTCGACAACGCGATCGAAGGAGAGCGCTCGGCGGCGGCGGATTACCGCCGCACCCGCGAGCTGCAGAAGTACGAGAACGTTCGCGCGCCGTTCGACGGCATCCTCACCGCGCGCCTCGTCGATCCGGGCGCACTCGTCTCTGCCACCACGCCGCTCTTCGAGTTGGCCGATCCCAGCCGGCTGCGGGTCTGGGTCTACGTCTCGCAAGACGCGGCGCCGTTCGTGCGCGTGGGCGACGCAGTGGAGTTGACCCAGGACGAGCGCCCCGGCGTGGTAGTGCGCGCGCAAGTCAGCCGTCTGGCCGACGCCCTCGATCCCCGCACTCGAACCATGCTCGCCGAGATCTGGCTCGACAACGCCAATGGCGGAGTAGTGGCGGGAGTGTTCGTCCATGCGACCCTGCACGTGCGCATTCCACCGCTTCCGGTGGTTCCCTCCAACGCCATCCTCTCGCGCGGCGACGAGACGCTCGTGGCCGTGGTCCAGAATCAGGACAAGCTGCACCTGGTGCCGGTGACGACCGGTCTCGATGACGGCAAGACGGTGCAAGTGCGCCAAGGGTTGCGCGGCGGGGAGACGGTGGCGCTGGACGTGCCCTCCGAGCTGTCGGAGGGCGCCAGGATCCAGCCCCTGACGCCGAAGCAGCAGAAGGCCGGCGCTCCGCAGGCGCGATCGGGGGATGGCCCCAGGCGCGGGTCCGCCGAGCAGAAAGATGAGAAAGACGGCGAGGCAGGGCCGTCGCCGAATCGCTAG
- a CDS encoding glycoside hydrolase family 15 protein: MPSRIEDYAIIADLRSLALVAKDGSIDWLCLPRFDSDASFAALLGTPDNGRWLLAPAGGVKRVRRRYRDGTLILETEFETEEGIVTVLDLMPIYGEGTDVLRIVVGNRGRVPMRMELVMRFGYGSIVPWVQRIDGGISAIAGPDCLRLHTPVETRGEDLKTVAEFSVGEGEQVPFVLTWWPSHLPAPAPVEPGPALKETEAGWRKWSQRCGLTGPYREMVQRSLMTLKALTYEPTGGIAAAATTSLPEKLGGERNWDYRYCWLRDAAFTLYALMTAGYQDEARAWRDWLLRAVAGSPPQLQIMYGLGGERRLPELELDWLPGYEGSRPVRIGNAASLQLQLDVFGELMDALHLSRRVGLGGYEAGWALQRALMDHLETIWEEPDEGIWEVRGPRQQFTHSKVMAWVAFDRAVKGVEEFGLEGPVERWRAARQQIHDSVTRRGYDPELGSFVQYYGSKELDASLLALPLVGFLPADDPRMVGTVRAIERELLRDGFVMRYRTRSGVDGLPPGEGVFLPCSFWLADNYVLQGRIEEARSLFDRLCGLANDVGLLSEEYDPVGQRFLGNFPQAFSHVSLINTALSLSRAG, translated from the coding sequence GTGCCCTCCCGCATTGAGGACTACGCCATCATCGCTGACCTCCGCAGCCTCGCGCTCGTCGCCAAGGACGGGTCGATCGATTGGCTCTGTCTCCCGCGCTTCGACTCGGATGCGTCCTTCGCCGCGCTCCTGGGGACGCCGGACAACGGTCGCTGGCTGCTGGCGCCGGCCGGAGGAGTGAAGCGGGTGCGCCGCCGCTACCGCGACGGCACGCTCATCCTCGAGACCGAGTTCGAGACCGAGGAGGGCATCGTCACCGTCCTCGACCTGATGCCCATCTACGGCGAGGGCACGGACGTGCTTCGCATCGTGGTGGGAAATCGTGGCCGGGTGCCGATGCGGATGGAGTTGGTCATGCGCTTCGGGTACGGCTCGATCGTCCCGTGGGTTCAGCGCATCGATGGCGGCATCTCGGCGATCGCCGGCCCCGATTGCCTTCGGCTGCACACGCCAGTAGAGACGCGCGGCGAGGACCTCAAGACGGTGGCGGAGTTCAGCGTGGGAGAAGGGGAGCAGGTGCCGTTCGTGCTGACCTGGTGGCCCTCACACCTGCCGGCGCCGGCTCCTGTCGAGCCCGGGCCAGCGCTGAAGGAGACCGAGGCGGGCTGGCGCAAATGGTCGCAACGCTGCGGGCTCACAGGACCATATCGCGAGATGGTCCAGCGCTCCCTGATGACGCTCAAGGCGCTCACCTACGAGCCAACCGGCGGCATCGCGGCGGCGGCGACCACTTCGCTTCCGGAGAAATTGGGCGGCGAGCGCAATTGGGACTATCGCTACTGCTGGCTGCGCGACGCGGCGTTCACGCTCTACGCGCTGATGACCGCCGGGTACCAGGACGAGGCGCGCGCCTGGCGCGACTGGCTCCTGCGCGCCGTAGCCGGCTCGCCGCCGCAGCTCCAGATCATGTACGGCCTCGGCGGGGAGCGGCGATTGCCCGAGCTGGAGCTGGACTGGCTGCCCGGATACGAGGGCTCGCGTCCCGTGCGCATCGGCAACGCGGCCTCCCTCCAGCTCCAGCTCGACGTGTTCGGCGAATTGATGGACGCGCTGCACCTTTCGCGACGCGTCGGCCTGGGTGGATACGAGGCGGGCTGGGCGCTGCAGCGCGCGCTGATGGACCATCTGGAGACCATCTGGGAAGAGCCCGATGAGGGCATCTGGGAGGTGCGCGGCCCGCGCCAGCAGTTCACGCACTCCAAAGTGATGGCGTGGGTGGCGTTCGACCGCGCGGTGAAGGGCGTCGAGGAGTTCGGGCTCGAGGGGCCCGTCGAACGCTGGCGCGCGGCGCGGCAACAGATCCACGATTCCGTCACCCGCCGGGGCTACGACCCGGAGCTGGGCTCGTTCGTGCAGTACTACGGCTCGAAGGAGCTGGACGCGTCGCTGCTGGCGCTGCCGTTGGTCGGCTTTCTTCCGGCTGACGACCCGCGCATGGTCGGTACCGTCCGAGCCATCGAGCGCGAGTTGCTCCGCGATGGATTCGTCATGCGGTACCGGACGCGCTCCGGCGTGGACGGGCTTCCCCCCGGTGAGGGCGTCTTCCTCCCCTGCTCCTTCTGGCTGGCGGACAACTACGTCCTGCAGGGACGCATCGAGGAGGCGCGCTCGCTCTTCGATCGGCTCTGCGGGCTGGCCAACGATGTCGGGCTGCTCTCGGAGGAGTACGATCCGGTCGGGCAGCGGTTCCTGGGGAACTTCCCGCAGGCCTTCTCGCACGTGTCCCTGATCAACACCGCGCTCAGTCTCTCACGCGCCGGTTAG